The genomic interval AACATGAACAAAGATCATGTGAAAGCACACCAAGGATGAAGAGCCTCTTCATTAACATGAACAAAGATCATGTGAAAGCACACCAAGGATGAAGGTCCTCAAGGGGACCCAATGCATAGAATTACAATAGTCACTGTAAGACAACATTTTCGTCATTGTCAAGGTTATAAGTTTAAAGGGATAGTTCAGATATTGGCAAACAAGACAGAGATGACTCTCAGTCCAACTTCCAAGTTTAAAACCATGAACCATAGACCAAAATCATACCTGCTTGGCTCATACAAATCTGTCACAATAATTGCCGAAAACAGACACgttttaataaaattctagaattccaaaacaaaaaagaaagactaGTTCCTCATTtgggaataaaataaatcatattcCAAAACCAAATACTGCCCGaatcttattaaaaataagatCCCTCCATCCTCTCTCCGTGTTCTCCACCACAGTCGCATTCCCGTATCTGCATCACACATCAGCATAAACCCAAAATCAATCACCCAATTCAATTGGCAACGTATTTGCCATATTcacaataaaacaactaaaGATAAAAACCAACCTGTCCTCCTCCGGAACATCCGTATGTGTGAGCTTGATTATAGTAACTCCAGGCTCAGGCTCATCAAAAACAAGTCTTACCTGCAATCAAAACCCATTaccaaagccatcattcaatcaCTCTCTGAATCTCAAAAACTtgtaaacaaacaaaagaaaagaccaATTAAACTTACCGTAGAATCAATCCCATCAGGCCAACTCCCAAATCTCCATCTCTGAACAATCAACTTCCCTTCTTGCAACTCCAAATTACTCCCAGTAACCGACCCATCGAAAATACTGAACTGCCCACCAACGTCTTTGCTAATCCTAGCATTACTCTGCGTAAACCCTTTCCACCTATTCTCATCCATCAAAATTTCATACATATCCTTAGCTCTACAGTTAAACTTCTCGGACATTGTAATCGTCTTAAACCCTTTTTTCCCTTCCTTTTTCGCTTCCTTCTTCACTTCCTTCTCCACCACAACTTTCTCCTTAGACACCCCGGCTGAATTACAACTACTATTACTGTTTTTGGGAGCCAATTTCTTGGCTTCCAATTCATCTTTAGCGGGGCCTCCTTTCGCCATAGTTTTAACGTAATCCCTCACTTTCTCTAAAACCAAAGGCTTCCCTTTGGTCAGCATCGCTTCCTTCAATGTTTTCCCAATAGGCCCTTCATCTTTAACCGTCACCTTAACTTCCGGATCCTCGTCAGCATTCTCATCCGAAATATATGGAATCTCAACATTACCGTCAACTTTCAAGAGCGTCTTCCCTTCTCCATCTTTGGCTTCGCCTTCCCAGGACAAATTCACACTGATTTCATATCCAGGAATAATTTTACCCTTCCGGACATTGACGTAGGCTTCGCCGTCGACTTTTTCGACCTTTTTGGTCTTGATGTGGAGATTGGTTTCGCCGTCGAGGATGGTGAGATTGGAAAGGGATTTGGTGAAGAAGGTTTTAGACCATGGGAGACAATCGGTTTCCGACCAGTGCCAGTTGTGGACGTTGGCTCCGTCGGGTCTGTCCTCCACGATCCATCGCTTGTCACCTTCGCCGTACTTGGCCAtcaagagaaaacaaaaaatggggTGTTCGGATTGAAAGAGAGAGCGTTAGTGTGCTTGGCTGGGGGCTTTGATTGATGGGAAAGTTTATAAAAGCAGCTGAGAGAAAGGGGCGCGGTGGGTTCTCTTGAGGGTTCAGGGTGAGGAAGAGTCTAGAATGTGGGAGTCCGGTGGTTTTGGGGATACACAAAAAACACATTAAACTAAagctcctctctctctctctctttcttattttccattgGAAGGATCTGGAAGACTATTAACTAAATCTGTTTTTAGGGTTTCTTTCTTGTTCGTGAGTGAACTTTGGGTCAGGCAAAGCGGTCCAAGCCACCCAATCTCCCCGTTTTTCAACACCACTTCACCTTTTccaatttgttttattttcattttctttttgtatttattaaagaatttctttaatattttttgggttgttttttaaaaataaaaataaaatgaaaaattcgGATTTTTCTTGTATCAATAAAAAAGTTTATGAATGTCTCTACGTGATAATTGATTAAATGTGTTTTATTATTAGGTTGTTCATAAGTTTTTTATTCATTGTTTTCATATTACCTAAGAATAATGAATCATTCCATGTACGATAATataatctttcaaaaatttagtATTATAccttagaaaagaaaaaggcaacATTTcggtaaaaatattttaggtaaaatatttttatttttaaattttaatttaaattacataaaaattcattaatttttaaaatagacacttaatcttaaatatttaaacaatattaatattaaatataaaatatttaaaataatttttttcttttaattgttgatttctttctctcaTACCGGTCGATTGCTTATCTCGTATTAATCTACTACCTATGGAGAACACAAGATCAGTACTCCTTGAGAGCACTGGAGTCCTTATTGGACTCTCTAAGGGAGCATTGGAGCTTCTAAGGGGAGCTTGATTAGAGCTCTCtcttttcaaattaataaaattatataataataatttttaaattaataaaaaataaaattatctttttaataaaatcattttattaaattaataaaaatattaacagTTGATTAACAGCTAAATTTATGTgtcaagtgaaaaaatttttttgagatagagtgtttattttaaaaattaataaattttcgtgaaatttcgattaaaacttaaaattgtaagagtattttattcaaataatttaagttaagtttagaaaattttcataaataatgattaaatcaaacaataaattaataaattaaaattttagttacataaataagtatataattgttttatataaaaagaaaactttattgaattagtttaaaataacattttatacCATAGGATACCCAAAGGGttcattaataataaataagaaatgtTTATTGATACtttgtttaaataaatatttttataaaaaaaataatgataaaatcgttattattcaataagtAATGACCAAGTTTTATAAACTAATAGCATTTTTTAGttatgattttcaaatttcattttgatGGTTTTTAAAAGGAATATTAGAGAATCGAGTAAAGAACCTTGCACAAAAAATACCCACGAGTATTGCAATGTATGAACAAATACCCGCCAAAACCCAACCGTAGTCAACATTCAACAGCCCCTCCATGCTTCAAATTCCGACCAAAATCAATTTCCTTTTGGTCTCCTTCAGTTTCTTTACGTTGCCTCCAAATGAACCCAACTCGCCGATTCAAACGAGTTGCTTCAAAACCCAACAGATCAATCCAACCGAGTCAATCCAGTAATGACCTGGAAACTCGGACGAGTCAGCGTTCCAAATCAGTGACCGTTAGGACCAAACGCAAACCCAGACAAATACAACCCCCGCCTCAACCCAAACTCAAAATCGAGTCTTCTCCAGTTTCTGACCCTTCTTTTCCCAAAACCACGATACTGTCCCCCGGGTTCTTTCAGATTGACGCTCTTGATTTGGCGCCACGTTTGCTTGGCAAGTTTTTAAGGAGAGATGACGTTGTTCTTCAGATTACTGAGGTAAATTGTGATCATTTTTGTTGTTAATCTCTTTTCCCGAATTTTCTCGAGAAAATAGAAACGAAAGCTCGAATTTTGGAGTTTTTGGGCGTTGAGGTTTTTTCATTAATTGGCGTAGTTGACTTTTGCTTAAATGCccatttgtttgttttctgAGAAAAACCAAGGAAAATTGAAGGAAActcattaaaattttcatttcgaGGCTAtagatatatttatatactaaTTGGGTTTTACCAAagtttctcttttgtttttttacttTCGATTTTCTTTGCcatgtgttttttaatttcaattattaTGCTTTGACAGGTAGAGGCTTATAGGCCAAATGACTCAGCTTGTCATGGTAGGTTTGGAATCACATCAAGGACAGCCCCTGTTGTAAGTTTAGCTCCTTCTTTATCCTTTTACATGTGCTTGCTAATTTGGATTCTTGTTCATTAATATCTTTGAGAGTTTTATGATTATTTCTGtttatttagtaatatttgttGATTTGCTTTATGGGGTTGTTGTAGTTTGGTCCTGGAGGGCATGCATACGTTTATCTTTGCTATGGTCTTCATACAATGCTCAATGTTGTTGCTGACAAGGAAGGAGTTGGGGCTGCAGTCTTAATACGAGCATGTGCCCCAGTGTGCGGTAATTTAGTGTATTACTATAGCTAGCTAACTCTTAGCATTTATATGCACTTGTATTATTTTCTGTTACATTGCTATTTCTTATACTTTATACCTTATTTGGCCTTTTGTTGTAGTGAATGTAAAGATAATCATGCCCTGAATCATCCTGATTCAGTTATTTGCAGAATTGCAGTTGCATAGAAAGTGTAGAAAGTGTTTTTAAATACTTTATACCTTATATTTTTCTCTACTGTTAAATATCTGAGACCTTTGTAAACTTGGTAATTAATAGCAAAATGAGCGTAGAAAGCGTGGAGTCTTGACAAAATTTTGTGAGAATATTCATTTCTGGTTTTCTGCCCTTCATtagaatttcagtttttataTGCTATCTATTTTGAGTCTGAAAAGCAAGTATAGTATTTATTAAAGgctatttttcttgaaataaataaatgccTTTGCAGGTTTAGAGACCATTCAGCAGCGCCGAGGTCAGCAAACTGAGAAACCTATTCTTCTCACTGGACCTGGAAAGGTTAGCACTGATTCTTTCCCCCTTTTAATTTTGCAATATCTTGATCTTCCTATCTGTTTTACTTAATTGTTTGAAGATTTTGTGAAAAGTGCTAATGGAAGATAATTTCATGTTCTTGTATCTGGGAGATGGTTTTGTTGGTTTGATTAGCataaatatgttttaaatattagtTTGGGATAATTAGCGCGTGAATTTTTCCTTAAACGAAGATTAAGTCTTATGCTTTATATCATTGGATCACATAAATGCAAATTGAATTTCTTAGTAACATGAGCTATTGCAACGAAGTTCATGCTCAGTACGTAAGAATTGGATGATGAAGAGGAAATGGAAGTGTTATGGAAGGCAAAAAATATATTGCATTTATCAATCTCAGCTTTGCTATGAAGCAGCTTTAAAGTGACTCAAACTGCTTTGAAAAGATACCAAAATTACGAGGCTTTAATGGTTTCACAAAAGAATGTTCAAGACTTGAAAGTGCGATATCTCTATAAGTATTTTGCAGGCAAGCCTGCATGCACACGGGAAGATCATCTCTACCGACACATGTGCATATGTAATTCTCAGTTTGCATTCTTCTTTTGTCCTGCTTTTTTTAACTTTGATGGAAAAttaacttttgatttttttttttatattttcatttcaagCTTCCAAGTCATTtagccaaaaataaaaataaaaatcatcacTCTAGCTAATAAAATGAGGAGGCATTCATGAAATATCAATTGGGAAAGAAGTTCTATGAAAAGGATTTACCATTAATGTGCAATCAGGTGAGgaagttctttcttttctagaTTGAAACATTGGTTGCTCATCTACTTGTTGCTAACAATTAACAAGGAAAAAATGGCAATATTTAGGTAGCAAATTTTCCAGTCTTTCTCgtattaaaatttctttaactCAGCAATGAGAGAAATAACTTCAATGAACTATTAGTGCACAGAGTTATCACCTCTTTGAGTGATGCAGGTTTGCTGAGctattaatttcttatatttgaATGAAGGTTGGTCAGGCACTTGGAATTTCCACAGAATGGTCTAACCATCCCCTTTACGCTCCTGGTAATTAGTTGTGACAAATGTACCATGATTCTAATTTCCACTGAAATCTATGTACTATGTAGTGCAGTTCTGTAATAGAACATTCAATAAATGTGGATAGGTGGTTTGGAACTCTTAGATGGGCCACAGCCAGAGAAGATATTAGTTGGTCCTCGTGTTGGCATTGAATATGCTTTACCTGAGCACGTTAGCGCCTTGTGGAGATTTGCCATTGCTGGTACCTCTTGGATAAGTGCTCCTAAAAACACTCTCAGGTCTCCCTAGCTTCTCTTGAATTCTTGGCAGGTAAAGGGACTCCTTGTTGGGATTGAGCACAGgaaattatattcatatgaactgttttcaatctctttttttttcctttgtcattGGAGTACAGGAAAGTGTGATATGTGAAACATGTTTCAAAGCATTGTAAATAAAGAAAGCCTATAAAGCGAACAGAAATGTCTCAATATCTTGCTCCTATATGACCTAAGCcttagtttcttttttctacaacatattttactaatttttttaattattattattattatttgctCTGATATTCTCGCTATTTTGACTATTTAAACACCGACAAGACATGTAAATATACTTTTAATGCTACCAGAGTTAGGTTTAAGAGTTAGAAGCAAATTGTTCATTAGTAGTTATGACACCAAATTTCTTGAGCTTTAAGTTACTGATCTTTTATGGAGGGCATGTGGTGCACTATCAAGTGTCATTACTCCACTACCCAAAACTTACACCCATTATCCAACTAGATGGTTATTTTCTCAATATCCCATAAGTTGTTATTTAACGTGTTCTTTCATGACAAGTGCGTTTTCTCATGATTGAACTTCATATCCAATAAACCTGTTCTTCCATGACAAACACATTCTCTCATAGTTGAACATGTTCTCCAAACTATTCCTAAGAAAACACTTTTATTCAATATAAATATGAGTGCCTTAGAGGTTAAAGGCAATAAGAAAGAATCATAAATTCAGCAAagactattttcaaaattctctcaAAGCTCTTCCAAGTATTCTCTTTGCTCAACTTTTTCCACTCATCGTGCTCTGCCACTTTCTCCACCTCTTCTTATTCTTCATTGCTTGCCACCAAAATAGTTATGCTTCAAGGACTGCTTCAGTGTTCCTCTCAACCGCCTCTAgcttattttgtttcatttatcactatatgtcttctttctctttaccAGAAGAACCATCTACATTTTGGTGACAACCCTTTCAACCAGTGCTCAGAGCTTTGCTACAAAGGAAGAACTTGAGAAGTTGTTCGAACAGAAGAACAAAAGCCTCAACTTCTCAAAGTTTGACTTGAACTTAAACTCTATCCTAAGGATTACACTAGCtcaaaatttaaacaattCAATGGCAAGACCGATGTTGCTCGGGAACACGTTATGAAGTTTGTGAAAACCTTGGGAGAAACAGGCTTGGATAATGATTTAAAACTGAATGAGTTCTCTAAGTTCGTCACTGAGAAAGTTTACACCTAGTATATCAATCTCACTCTCAGTTTTAGTTTCCTTGGAACCAGATGTGTAGGATGTTTGGAGAAAAGTTCTTTTCTATGCAAGAGAAAATGACTCTCATTAATCTGGGAAGGGAACACCAAAAGTGAATAAAGGATCTTATGTAGTACGTATAGTGATTTAGAGAACGGGTACTAGATACACAAGATTTTTATGGTTAAAAGGAATTGGCTAAAGTTTGCATCAAGGTATGTTCGATGAATAGAGAGTGCATTTGGAAAACTTACATTTTCTTACTTTTGTCACTTTAGTTGAAGCTGCACGATGGACTAATAATACAGTCCTTAGGCAAAAAGGAGTTAATCGTTTCAACAGAAAGAACATCCCAACTACAAGCGTAATCTAAGGAAGAggtagagaaaaaaaaggtccTCGAGAAAACTTGAGGCCAAGGTGTGACAATTTCAAAAGAAGACAAAATGAAGAGTTTGTTGCACCCTTTCCATTCTCAGTTCCACTAGACACAATAAGGGCGCTTCTTCAGAAGTGGATCAGAGAtggataaataaaattttcttatgtATCATGACCACCTACGGTAGAAGAGAAGTTCAATTTGTTATCATCGTGTAGTGTGTCATCCCTTTGCTAAATGTAAGAACATGTGTGAGATATTTCATAAGAGGACACGAGTAGGAGAAGTTTTGATTGGAAACAACAAGATTCAAACTAATCCATTCCATGCTCATCCAAATGCCTGAGGACATCTAAGTGCAGTTATCAGTGTTCAAGAAGAGTAAAGCATGTTAGAAGAGGAACATCAGTAACTAAGTTTAGTCCAAAGTGGGAAGGATCATACATTGTTCATGACGTGAACGAGAATGGATATTGCAAGACCAATGCCATTACAACActagtaaatttttaatacaTTCAAAAGTATCATGTATGAGAATACTATCCAATATCTGTCTTTTATGAATAACTTCTTAGAGTTAGCTTTCATTTACTTctcttctaatatttcaaagaaaatgCATTTTCAGTTATAGCTTTATCGCTTCCATTTTGACTATTTGGTGATATTTTAAAGtacatttattttcaacaacACGCTTTATCACTCTTACTTTGGCTATAATGTTATTATTGCACTTGGTCGTAAGCTTTATCGTTCATTCCTTGACCATAAATTCATTACTTATATTTCTACCGTAAAACTTTAACTCTCATAATGTGGCTATAATGATATTACTCCTATTTCAATTGTAAGCTTTAACGTTTATAATTTGACTGTAATGATAATATGTTATTGGCCATTAGCTTTATCGCTTACTTTTTGGCCATAGCTTGCTTTTCACAAATAGGCCATAACTTTAAACGCTCGTATAAAGGATGTGTTATTCTCCTTCATATTAAGTTGAAGATTATTCTCCTTAATGTGAAGTTGAGAATCCCTTTTGATCGCACAAAGTGATACCTATGAAACATTTATATGTTTACAAAGAGTGAAATATGGAAACGTGTATCTCAATTTACAAGtgcaaaaataaaaccatCAAGAAAGCAAAGTAAATATTTAGTTTGGAAAATAAGTCTACAATGTCAAAAAAAGGAAACGAAAGTAATGTAATTAAGCATGAGGTTTAGAGAGGTGGAggattcatcattttcaaaattggaAAGGCTGTTTAATCTTCCTTGCAACTCCATCTTCCTTGCGTCAAGCTTTTTTATCTCAACCTTTATGATAGGTTGTGTCAATTCTTGTCATAATGTTCTATTTGGCCTTGGCTATACAAGTGTCAAGACATTTAATCCCACAACCAAAGTTGAGGACATCTTCCATAAGATCCACCATCTTCTTCAATTCTTCAAAAGAAATGTCTACCCATGGGGAAGAAGCAATCTCTAAGGCACTACTCAATGTATCTGACGCCGGGGCGTTGTAAAGTCACTTG from Theobroma cacao cultivar B97-61/B2 chromosome 5, Criollo_cocoa_genome_V2, whole genome shotgun sequence carries:
- the LOC18599135 gene encoding activator of 90 kDa heat shock protein ATPase homolog, with protein sequence MAKYGEGDKRWIVEDRPDGANVHNWHWSETDCLPWSKTFFTKSLSNLTILDGETNLHIKTKKVEKVDGEAYVNVRKGKIIPGYEISVNLSWEGEAKDGEGKTLLKVDGNVEIPYISDENADEDPEVKVTVKDEGPIGKTLKEAMLTKGKPLVLEKVRDYVKTMAKGGPAKDELEAKKLAPKNSNSSCNSAGVSKEKVVVEKEVKKEAKKEGKKGFKTITMSEKFNCRAKDMYEILMDENRWKGFTQSNARISKDVGGQFSIFDGSVTGSNLELQEGKLIVQRWRFGSWPDGIDSTVRLVFDEPEPGVTIIKLTHTDVPEEDRYGNATVVENTERGWRDLIFNKIRAVFGFGI
- the LOC18599136 gene encoding DNA-3-methyladenine glycosylase → MNKYPPKPNRSQHSTAPPCFKFRPKSISFWSPSVSLRCLQMNPTRRFKRVASKPNRSIQPSQSSNDLETRTSQRSKSVTVRTKRKPRQIQPPPQPKLKIESSPVSDPSFPKTTILSPGFFQIDALDLAPRLLGKFLRRDDVVLQITEVEAYRPNDSACHGRFGITSRTAPVFGPGGHAYVYLCYGLHTMLNVVADKEGVGAAVLIRACAPVCGLETIQQRRGQQTEKPILLTGPGKVGQALGISTEWSNHPLYAPGGLELLDGPQPEKILVGPRVGIEYALPEHVSALWRFAIAGTSWISAPKNTLRSP